A single Wolbachia endosymbiont (group A) of Bibio marci DNA region contains:
- a CDS encoding RluA family pseudouridine synthase, protein MQTADISIHPNKVMENIKTISVEDDNVRLDRYIRRIFPDLKQSVIEKSLRKGLIKVDDCKAKSSDRVNSGQTITLKHLNYIENANSDRKYNEKLVNLLRENILYEDEYILAINKPAVVIVQGGVKVKISISDLLDQIREGETFKIVHRLDRDTSGVIIFARNANVARYLMEEFKGRRVKKTYLALTSGIPSKDSGIIDYPLAKKYISGQEKVVVDENSPQNAITHFSIIAKSKHNVAYLKLQPITGRTHQLRAHLAHINCPILGDGKYGGKKAFIDGVASKIHLHSHSLSLKLPNNKEITITAPIPKHIEKSIEALFFD, encoded by the coding sequence ATGCAAACAGCTGATATTAGCATACATCCAAATAAAGTAATGGAGAATATAAAAACCATATCAGTAGAAGACGATAACGTTAGGCTGGATAGGTACATCAGAAGAATCTTTCCTGATCTAAAGCAATCTGTAATTGAAAAATCTTTAAGGAAAGGATTAATCAAAGTTGATGATTGCAAAGCAAAGTCTAGTGACAGAGTAAACTCTGGGCAAACTATAACGCTGAAGCACTTGAATTATATTGAAAACGCTAATTCTGATCGCAAATATAATGAAAAGTTAGTGAATCTGCTAAGAGAGAACATATTATATGAAGACGAATATATATTAGCTATAAACAAACCCGCAGTGGTCATCGTTCAAGGTGGCGTAAAAGTAAAGATTAGTATTAGTGATTTGCTTGACCAAATAAGAGAGGGAGAAACATTTAAAATTGTCCATAGGCTAGATAGAGATACGAGTGGAGTGATAATATTCGCACGCAATGCTAATGTTGCAAGATACCTTATGGAGGAATTTAAAGGACGAAGAGTAAAAAAAACTTATTTAGCATTGACTTCTGGCATACCGAGCAAGGATAGTGGAATAATAGACTATCCATTGGCGAAAAAATATATTTCTGGTCAAGAAAAGGTAGTTGTTGATGAAAATTCACCTCAAAATGCCATTACGCATTTTTCAATTATAGCAAAATCCAAACACAATGTTGCTTATTTAAAATTACAACCAATTACCGGCAGAACCCATCAGTTACGTGCACATTTAGCTCATATAAATTGCCCTATTCTTGGTGACGGTAAATACGGTGGTAAAAAAGCTTTTATTGATGGAGTAGCAAGTAAAATTCACCTTCATTCACATTCTTTATCTTTAAAATTACCAAATAATAAAGAAATCACTATTACCGCTCCTATTCCTAAGCACATTGAAAAGTCTATTGAAGCGCTATTTTTCGACTGA
- a CDS encoding MFS transporter, translated as MNNIQKAILSSIICNMIIWYEVTLFGVLTHIISNVFFPSESNYLSTIKFLGTFAVGFGFRPLGAFIFGYIGDKSGRRKVLLTSVILVSIPSTVIGVIPGYKEIGIFSSILLLLCRIMQGMAAGGETSINSAFLIEHSSDKKNLGFLGSMKPFSGALGSLTCFVMIAVCKKFTGENYEIWGWRLPFYFCFIMGIIGFLARYIMEESLAYKVHDQNKSLSNSPFLELIRDYKKAFVIAIGLGIAQNAIVYSAIMFYNISVKELILSGINIKNVVRIIVEITFGASAVLFAILSDKVGRKNVMIPTLVALACAGLPALSLLSYDNHYIVTLTFLLISVPIGASFGIYNSLVCELFPTKVRCTGFSLANNISAGIFGGLSPSVCIWLIEKTETKLAAGIYLTACALISLISVLQIKAKDRKVDW; from the coding sequence ATGAATAATATCCAAAAGGCAATACTATCAAGCATAATCTGCAATATGATTATATGGTATGAAGTAACTCTGTTTGGAGTTTTAACGCATATAATAAGCAACGTTTTTTTTCCTTCAGAAAGTAATTATTTAAGCACAATCAAATTTCTCGGTACCTTTGCAGTTGGCTTTGGATTTAGGCCACTTGGTGCATTTATTTTTGGCTACATTGGAGATAAATCTGGTAGAAGGAAAGTTTTACTTACTTCAGTGATATTAGTTTCAATACCATCTACTGTAATTGGAGTTATACCTGGGTATAAAGAAATAGGAATATTTTCTTCTATACTACTTCTATTGTGTAGAATCATGCAAGGAATGGCAGCGGGTGGAGAAACAAGTATCAACTCAGCCTTTTTAATAGAGCATTCAAGCGATAAAAAAAATCTAGGATTTTTAGGAAGCATGAAACCTTTTAGCGGCGCTCTTGGTTCTCTTACATGCTTTGTAATGATAGCTGTTTGCAAAAAGTTTACAGGTGAAAATTATGAAATTTGGGGCTGGAGATTGCCTTTCTATTTCTGTTTCATTATGGGCATAATAGGTTTTTTAGCAAGATATATAATGGAAGAGAGCTTAGCATATAAAGTGCACGATCAAAATAAAAGCTTATCTAATTCTCCATTTTTAGAGTTAATCAGGGACTATAAAAAAGCATTTGTGATAGCAATTGGACTTGGTATTGCTCAAAATGCAATCGTTTATTCAGCAATCATGTTTTACAACATATCTGTAAAAGAACTTATTCTCTCAGGCATCAATATTAAAAATGTAGTAAGGATTATAGTTGAAATTACATTTGGAGCGTCTGCAGTGCTGTTTGCAATACTGTCTGATAAAGTTGGAAGAAAAAATGTAATGATTCCTACATTAGTAGCTCTAGCTTGCGCCGGTTTGCCGGCACTTTCGCTATTATCATATGATAACCACTATATTGTAACGCTCACTTTTCTATTGATAAGCGTACCGATAGGTGCATCTTTTGGAATATATAATTCTCTTGTCTGCGAGTTATTTCCAACGAAAGTTAGGTGCACGGGCTTTAGCCTCGCAAATAACATATCTGCAGGAATTTTTGGCGGCCTTTCTCCATCTGTATGCATATGGCTTATAGAAAAAACCGAAACAAAACTTGCAGCAGGCATTTATCTTACTGCCTGCGCATTAATTAGCCTAATATCTGTGCTTCAAATCAAAGCCAAAGACAGAAAAGTTGATTGGTGA
- the glmU gene encoding bifunctional UDP-N-acetylglucosamine diphosphorylase/glucosamine-1-phosphate N-acetyltransferase GlmU, translated as MINKAHTFIILAAGHGRRMNSDLPKVLHEIGNFSMLQHVIYNAKQLNPENIAVVVDQPLIERLKCFEDIQLIIQESTLGTGDAVKTAMRNLKELPDSNIVVVQYGDTPLIKSSTITKMISYLEGKALVCLGFRASNKEYGRLIIENGSLREIVEAKSDKNNHEEFLANAGIMVAYAKNLRELVEKIECNSSTHEYYLTDIVSIAVKSNLNVDYVITGGEEATGINNRNDLIKAEFYFQENKRKFFTNSGVTLVAPETVFFSLDTQIARDSVIYPYVFFGPGVKIESGAKILQFLHLENCLIKSNAEVGPFTRIRGNTTIGNKAKIGNFVEVKTSEVGQNTRIKHLSYIGNTKVGQGSNIGAGTIVCNYNGKNKYETNIGSNCFVGANSSLIAPLNVYDDSIIAAGSVIVKNVPEKSLAIAREKQVIKRIK; from the coding sequence GTGATAAATAAAGCTCATACTTTCATCATACTTGCTGCCGGGCATGGCAGGCGGATGAATTCAGATTTGCCTAAGGTTCTGCACGAAATAGGCAATTTTTCCATGCTTCAGCATGTCATTTACAATGCAAAACAGTTAAATCCTGAAAATATTGCTGTTGTAGTTGATCAGCCTTTAATTGAAAGACTAAAGTGCTTTGAGGATATACAGTTAATTATACAAGAATCAACACTCGGCACGGGAGATGCAGTCAAAACTGCGATGAGAAACCTGAAAGAATTGCCAGATTCGAACATAGTTGTTGTGCAGTATGGAGATACTCCGCTCATAAAAAGCAGCACAATAACTAAAATGATTAGTTATTTAGAAGGCAAGGCTCTAGTTTGCCTAGGTTTTAGGGCAAGCAATAAAGAATATGGTAGGTTAATCATTGAGAATGGTTCCTTAAGAGAAATCGTAGAAGCAAAGAGTGATAAAAATAATCATGAAGAGTTTCTTGCCAATGCTGGAATAATGGTTGCATATGCAAAGAATTTACGTGAATTGGTGGAGAAAATAGAGTGCAATAGCTCAACTCATGAATATTATTTGACCGATATAGTTTCTATTGCAGTGAAGAGTAATTTAAATGTCGATTACGTGATTACCGGTGGAGAAGAGGCAACGGGAATAAATAACAGAAATGACCTTATAAAAGCTGAATTTTACTTTCAAGAAAACAAAAGAAAATTCTTTACCAACTCCGGAGTAACGCTTGTTGCTCCAGAGACTGTTTTCTTTTCTCTTGATACGCAAATTGCCAGAGATTCAGTGATTTACCCATACGTTTTTTTTGGTCCTGGAGTGAAAATAGAGTCTGGTGCGAAAATACTGCAATTTTTGCATTTAGAAAACTGCTTAATTAAAAGTAATGCTGAGGTCGGTCCATTTACCAGAATACGCGGAAACACAACAATTGGTAATAAGGCAAAAATAGGAAATTTTGTGGAAGTGAAAACAAGTGAAGTTGGTCAAAACACTAGAATAAAACACTTAAGTTATATAGGAAATACTAAAGTAGGGCAGGGGAGTAATATAGGAGCAGGCACTATTGTTTGTAATTATAATGGGAAAAATAAATATGAAACGAATATAGGGAGCAATTGCTTTGTTGGCGCCAATAGCTCACTCATTGCACCGCTCAATGTTTATGATGACTCTATAATTGCAGCGGGCAGTGTTATAGTTAAGAACGTGCCAGAGAAAAGCCTTGCAATAGCAAGAGAAAAACAAGTGATTAAGAGAATAAAGTAA
- the ccmA gene encoding heme ABC exporter ATP-binding protein CcmA — MLECENLSCARNNKVLFKHLSFKAEPKSKILITGPNGSGKTSLIRSLSGLLPPVSGNIRHCGKDIYDDPKSYIPSMVYVGHKNACKDSLTVTQNIEFWAGIRNTRELIVAAVCCLQLQPVLNIRYGELSAGWRRRVALARLLISNANVWLIDEPFCNLDSATCELVLNLISIRSEQNGIVIITGHSSTEQLCDFTTIDIRDFNRLLA, encoded by the coding sequence ATGCTTGAATGTGAAAATTTATCCTGCGCTCGTAATAACAAAGTATTATTTAAACATCTTAGCTTTAAAGCTGAGCCAAAATCAAAGATTCTAATCACTGGTCCAAATGGTAGTGGTAAAACCAGCTTAATTAGAAGTTTATCTGGACTTTTGCCGCCGGTATCAGGCAATATAAGGCACTGCGGAAAAGACATATATGATGATCCAAAATCCTATATACCTTCTATGGTCTACGTAGGGCATAAAAATGCCTGCAAGGATAGCTTAACTGTTACTCAAAACATAGAATTCTGGGCAGGAATACGAAATACTAGGGAATTGATTGTGGCAGCTGTTTGTTGCTTGCAGTTACAGCCTGTACTTAATATTAGATATGGCGAACTTTCTGCAGGCTGGAGAAGAAGAGTTGCGCTTGCCCGCCTCTTGATTTCTAATGCAAACGTTTGGCTGATAGATGAACCATTTTGTAATCTTGATAGTGCGACGTGTGAATTAGTGCTGAACCTAATCTCAATACGCTCTGAGCAAAATGGTATAGTAATTATTACAGGACATAGCTCTACAGAGCAATTGTGTGATTTTACAACGATCGATATACGCGATTTCAATAGACTTCTTGCATAG
- a CDS encoding P44/Msp2 family outer membrane protein codes for MKKLFTLVAILPAVSLSAPCFGVDFIRDRIYTSSSYSSGDFSYSVGYHYTNSVKILVEPIISVASIFKGKLQGGILANLRYHYEFTNTDIALYVNVGIGAAIDFVGQSKFGFSYKISSGLDFPLSSRTSVFAGYRLLKAFEDYNHGFELGINYNL; via the coding sequence ATGAAAAAATTATTTACTTTAGTAGCTATATTGCCTGCTGTTTCTTTGTCAGCACCATGTTTTGGAGTTGATTTTATTAGAGATAGAATCTATACTTCTTCGTCATACAGTTCTGGCGATTTTAGTTATAGTGTCGGTTATCACTACACAAACAGCGTAAAAATTTTAGTTGAGCCTATTATTTCAGTTGCAAGTATTTTTAAAGGAAAACTGCAAGGAGGAATTTTGGCAAATTTACGTTATCACTACGAGTTTACAAACACAGATATCGCTCTATATGTTAATGTTGGTATAGGTGCTGCTATCGATTTTGTTGGACAGTCAAAGTTTGGTTTCTCATATAAAATAAGCTCTGGTCTTGATTTTCCGCTTTCTTCAAGGACAAGTGTTTTTGCTGGTTACCGTCTATTGAAAGCATTTGAAGATTATAATCATGGATTTGAGCTTGGAATAAATTATAACTTATAA
- the pheS gene encoding phenylalanine--tRNA ligase subunit alpha: MNKELLDDILSLEDKAVSEIENASSLQDLEKVRLLYLGKKGVVRAYFDNLKKIENAEKKRDLGAVINALRDKIDHLIMNRENVLKTEEVNFKLQNEAVDITLPVRPEKIGKIHPLSKVINEVKLIFAHMGFKAVDGPDIEDEFHVFDALNTPSHHPAREEQDTFYLKNKINDKRMVLRTHTSSVQIRTMEKTKNFPIKIVAPGRVYRNDFDATHTPMFHQIEGLYVDENVNMGQLKFTIHHFLNKFFGDKGLKIRFRNSFFPFTEPSAEVDISYKGSKWIEVLGCGMAHPNVFQNVGINCTKYNGFAFGIGIERLAMLKYQISDLRSFYDNKISWLDHYGFHFSSLR, translated from the coding sequence ATGAATAAAGAGTTATTAGATGACATACTTTCACTTGAAGATAAAGCAGTTTCCGAAATTGAGAATGCTTCTTCTTTGCAAGATTTAGAAAAAGTTAGGCTATTATATTTGGGAAAAAAGGGTGTAGTTAGAGCTTATTTTGATAACTTAAAAAAGATAGAAAATGCAGAGAAAAAGCGTGATTTAGGCGCAGTTATTAACGCTTTACGTGATAAGATAGATCATCTTATCATGAATAGGGAAAATGTACTAAAAACAGAAGAAGTTAACTTTAAATTGCAGAACGAGGCAGTTGATATTACGTTGCCCGTTAGACCAGAAAAAATTGGCAAGATCCATCCACTCAGTAAAGTTATAAATGAAGTAAAGCTTATTTTTGCACATATGGGTTTTAAAGCAGTTGATGGCCCTGACATTGAAGATGAATTTCATGTATTTGATGCACTGAATACTCCAAGTCATCATCCTGCACGAGAGGAGCAAGATACCTTCTACTTAAAGAATAAAATAAACGATAAAAGAATGGTACTGCGCACTCACACCTCATCTGTGCAGATTAGAACCATGGAAAAAACAAAAAATTTCCCAATTAAAATAGTAGCCCCTGGTAGGGTATACAGAAATGACTTTGATGCAACTCACACTCCTATGTTTCACCAGATAGAAGGGTTATATGTCGATGAAAACGTCAATATGGGCCAGTTAAAATTTACTATTCATCACTTCCTTAATAAGTTTTTTGGAGATAAAGGGCTGAAGATACGTTTTCGTAATAGTTTTTTCCCTTTTACCGAACCTTCTGCAGAGGTGGATATAAGTTATAAAGGTAGTAAATGGATAGAAGTGCTTGGATGTGGTATGGCGCATCCAAATGTCTTTCAAAATGTTGGAATAAACTGCACTAAATACAATGGTTTTGCGTTTGGCATTGGTATAGAAAGGCTTGCAATGCTAAAATATCAAATCAGCGACCTAAGAAGCTTTTACGATAACAAAATCAGTTGGCTTGATCATTATGGTTTTCATTTTTCATCTTTAAGATAA
- the rplU gene encoding 50S ribosomal protein L21: MFAVIETGGKQYLVKEGSIIKVEKLEAEEKKEVEINKVICISNNGLSYSSNATVKAEVLEQCRGEKIIIFKKKRRKNYRRKTGHRQYITVLRINEINLQK, encoded by the coding sequence ATGTTTGCAGTAATTGAGACTGGTGGAAAGCAATATTTAGTAAAAGAAGGCAGTATAATAAAGGTAGAGAAGTTAGAAGCTGAAGAAAAAAAAGAGGTGGAAATCAATAAGGTGATTTGTATTTCAAATAATGGCTTATCTTATTCATCTAATGCTACTGTTAAAGCTGAAGTATTGGAGCAGTGCAGAGGAGAAAAAATTATAATCTTTAAGAAGAAAAGAAGAAAAAATTACCGTAGGAAAACTGGTCATAGGCAGTATATAACTGTTCTTCGTATCAATGAAATTAATCTTCAAAAGTAA
- the aspS gene encoding aspartate--tRNA ligase, translating to MNCYKTHTCEELRKNDVEKEVTLSGWLYRKRDHGNLIFVDLRDFYGITQLVFNNDKDFFDEISNLKSESVITVTGIVKARTEDTINTSIATGEIEVVVSNLHVESEVEFHRDEEIAKEERSILASIAGEQEYPENMRFKYRFLDLRREKARNNIILRSQIIAELRKLMIEQGFLEIQTPILTASSPEGARDYLVPSRLNLGKFYALPQAPQIFKQLLMVSGFDKYFQIAPCFRDEDARADRSPGEFYQLDLEMSFVTQEDIFQIIESTLYKVFAKFSRKSVDKDFPRITYKEAMLKYGSDKPDLRNPLLISDVTEIFRDSGFNIFKSNIERGMVVRAIPAPKTAEEPRSFFDKKIEHAQKEFGAKGLGYITFYKDGTAKGPIAKFLDDNRLNHIREITNVKPGDSVFFASDKENEAATIAGKVRTLLGSELGLIDDNIFKFCWIIDFPYFVYDDKSKKIDFFHNPFSMPHGGLKDLEEKNPLDILAYQYDLVCNGIELSSGAIRNNKLDIMYKAFAIAGYSRREVDTKFGALVRAFRFGVPPHGGIAPGVDRMVMLLADELNIREVICFPMNQQGEDVLMGAPSKVDNKHLRELFLQVIE from the coding sequence ATGAACTGCTACAAGACTCACACGTGTGAAGAATTAAGGAAGAACGACGTAGAAAAGGAAGTTACCCTCTCTGGATGGTTATACCGTAAGCGCGACCATGGTAACCTAATCTTTGTTGATTTAAGAGACTTCTATGGAATTACTCAACTAGTATTTAATAATGACAAAGACTTTTTTGATGAGATCTCAAATTTAAAATCAGAAAGTGTAATCACTGTTACAGGGATAGTCAAAGCTAGAACTGAAGATACGATAAACACCTCTATCGCAACCGGGGAAATTGAGGTTGTAGTTAGCAATTTGCACGTTGAATCGGAAGTCGAGTTCCACCGTGATGAAGAAATAGCGAAAGAAGAGAGAAGTATATTAGCGAGCATTGCTGGCGAACAAGAATACCCAGAAAATATGAGATTTAAATATCGGTTTCTTGATTTAAGGCGTGAAAAAGCCCGCAACAATATTATTCTGCGCTCACAAATTATTGCAGAACTCCGCAAGCTCATGATAGAGCAAGGGTTTTTGGAAATTCAGACTCCAATACTTACTGCTTCATCTCCTGAAGGTGCACGTGATTATTTGGTGCCAAGCAGACTAAATCTTGGTAAATTTTATGCATTGCCACAAGCTCCACAGATTTTTAAGCAATTGCTTATGGTTTCAGGGTTTGATAAATATTTTCAAATTGCACCGTGTTTCCGTGACGAAGACGCAAGGGCTGACCGTTCTCCGGGAGAGTTTTATCAGCTAGATCTTGAAATGTCTTTTGTGACTCAAGAAGACATCTTTCAGATTATTGAGTCTACCTTATATAAAGTGTTCGCTAAATTTTCTCGTAAGTCTGTTGATAAAGATTTTCCACGTATTACATATAAAGAGGCAATGCTCAAATATGGTTCTGATAAGCCAGATCTGCGCAATCCACTATTAATCAGCGATGTTACAGAAATTTTCCGTGATTCAGGGTTCAATATTTTCAAAAGCAATATTGAGCGTGGTATGGTAGTGAGAGCCATCCCTGCACCTAAAACAGCAGAGGAACCACGCAGCTTCTTTGATAAAAAAATAGAACATGCGCAAAAAGAATTCGGTGCTAAGGGTCTTGGATATATAACGTTTTATAAAGATGGTACTGCGAAAGGCCCAATTGCTAAATTTCTTGATGACAATAGGCTAAACCACATAAGAGAAATAACGAATGTAAAGCCTGGAGATAGTGTGTTTTTTGCTTCTGACAAAGAGAATGAGGCAGCAACAATTGCAGGAAAAGTGCGCACTCTTTTAGGGTCAGAATTAGGTCTTATAGATGATAATATCTTCAAGTTTTGTTGGATCATTGATTTTCCATATTTTGTGTATGACGATAAAAGCAAAAAAATTGATTTCTTTCATAATCCGTTTTCTATGCCACACGGCGGCTTGAAGGATTTAGAGGAAAAGAATCCACTCGATATCCTTGCTTACCAATATGATCTTGTTTGCAATGGAATAGAGTTGTCAAGTGGAGCAATTCGCAATAACAAACTGGACATCATGTATAAGGCCTTTGCCATTGCAGGTTATAGCCGGAGAGAAGTTGATACAAAATTCGGTGCACTTGTGCGTGCATTCAGATTTGGAGTACCACCTCACGGCGGAATAGCACCAGGGGTTGACAGAATGGTTATGCTGCTTGCTGATGAGCTAAATATTCGTGAAGTAATCTGTTTTCCTATGAACCAGCAAGGTGAAGATGTTCTAATGGGCGCCCCTTCCAAAGTGGACAATAAACATTTACGTGAACTGTTTTTGCAGGTCATTGAATGA
- a CDS encoding Na+/H+ antiporter NhaC family protein → MTAFVPLIIFLILYLGSGAYFSFIGTDNPLHQVSPVICLLPALFFAVSRGTNKIQHNIDTAIKGMGDKNTLTMCLIFLFSGAFSAVTQSIGSADTVANLILNFLPARLLLPGVFLASAFISTAIGTSMGVVALMVPIAVNLAKSGAFGLEIGTATVVGGAVFGDNLSMISDTTIASVSSQGASAKDKLKMNSKVAIIASIITLTYLAVISSSTKIISISNLDYYSIIKIIPYISLIIMGLLEVTTLVTITVNIIIAGVLGITFFDYAIIQFPHDVYDGFKKVNEIMIFALFIGGLSHIMYKQGQKALHKLIDESNITKTKAEFVIAGIASMFTTLVANNTIAILLSGGIAKRLAQKHDIAPYRSAYLLDVFACATKGILPYGSQLLLAGSIAFVSPVSLLTQVYYCFILAAVTIGEIIINSRKEKHRAATT, encoded by the coding sequence ATGACAGCTTTTGTCCCTTTGATCATTTTTTTAATCTTATACCTTGGAAGTGGTGCTTATTTTTCTTTTATCGGAACTGATAATCCACTTCATCAGGTTTCACCAGTAATATGCTTGTTACCAGCACTATTTTTTGCTGTCTCACGTGGTACAAATAAAATTCAACATAACATAGATACTGCTATCAAGGGCATGGGTGACAAAAATACCCTTACTATGTGCTTGATTTTTCTATTTTCCGGAGCATTTTCTGCGGTTACTCAATCAATTGGTAGCGCAGACACTGTTGCTAATTTAATTCTTAATTTCCTTCCAGCACGATTACTACTTCCTGGAGTATTTTTGGCTTCTGCTTTTATTTCAACTGCGATTGGTACATCTATGGGAGTTGTTGCGCTGATGGTACCTATAGCTGTTAATCTGGCAAAAAGTGGAGCTTTTGGTCTTGAAATAGGAACTGCAACTGTAGTAGGTGGTGCTGTATTTGGCGATAACCTTTCGATGATATCTGATACCACCATTGCATCTGTTTCTTCACAGGGAGCTTCAGCAAAAGATAAACTTAAAATGAACTCTAAAGTTGCAATTATTGCCAGCATTATAACACTCACCTATCTGGCAGTAATTTCAAGTAGTACAAAAATTATTTCTATATCAAATTTAGATTATTATTCTATAATAAAAATTATTCCTTACATTTCTTTAATAATCATGGGGCTGCTTGAAGTCACCACTTTAGTAACAATAACTGTAAACATAATTATTGCTGGTGTGCTAGGAATAACTTTTTTTGACTATGCTATCATTCAATTTCCTCATGACGTGTATGACGGTTTCAAAAAAGTAAACGAGATAATGATATTTGCTCTATTTATCGGTGGGTTGAGCCATATAATGTACAAACAAGGTCAAAAAGCGTTGCATAAACTCATCGATGAAAGCAATATCACAAAAACTAAAGCTGAATTTGTGATAGCAGGAATTGCGTCTATGTTTACTACCTTGGTTGCCAATAATACCATTGCTATTTTACTAAGTGGTGGCATTGCAAAAAGACTCGCACAGAAACACGATATTGCACCATACCGCAGTGCATACTTATTAGATGTTTTTGCTTGTGCTACAAAAGGTATCTTACCTTATGGTTCTCAACTATTGCTGGCAGGTAGCATCGCCTTTGTATCACCTGTTTCTTTATTAACACAGGTATATTACTGCTTTATTTTAGCAGCAGTTACAATAGGCGAAATAATCATCAACAGCAGAAAAGAGAAACATCGTGCGGCTACAACTTAG